From Tachypleus tridentatus isolate NWPU-2018 chromosome 8, ASM421037v1, whole genome shotgun sequence, a single genomic window includes:
- the LOC143222664 gene encoding zinc finger CCCH domain-containing protein 15 homolog isoform X1, with amino-acid sequence MKLSGREMFTFNPDLAVEGQMGEDEAAYDIFPREDRELQNCDSYLELTAKTLILQANVGLTLLPNLHEVYRRKANLYGEEGKLPEAAD; translated from the exons CTCAGTGGACGAGAGATGTTTACATTCAACCCAGACTTGGCTGTAGAAGGCCAGATGGGTGAAGATGAGGCAGCATATGATATATTTCCTCGAGAAGATAGGGAG TTGCAGAACTGTGATTCATATCTGGAACTAACAGCTAAAACCCTTATCCTGCAAGCAAATGTAGGATTAACATTGTTACCTAATCTTCATGAAGTGTACAGAAGAAAAGCAAACCTATATG gAGAGGAGGGGAAGCTCCCTGAAGCAGCTGATTGA
- the LOC143222664 gene encoding zinc finger CCCH domain-containing protein 15 homolog isoform X2, translating to MFTFNPDLAVEGQMGEDEAAYDIFPREDRELQNCDSYLELTAKTLILQANVGLTLLPNLHEVYRRKANLYGEEGKLPEAAD from the exons ATGTTTACATTCAACCCAGACTTGGCTGTAGAAGGCCAGATGGGTGAAGATGAGGCAGCATATGATATATTTCCTCGAGAAGATAGGGAG TTGCAGAACTGTGATTCATATCTGGAACTAACAGCTAAAACCCTTATCCTGCAAGCAAATGTAGGATTAACATTGTTACCTAATCTTCATGAAGTGTACAGAAGAAAAGCAAACCTATATG gAGAGGAGGGGAAGCTCCCTGAAGCAGCTGATTGA